Proteins from a single region of Lates calcarifer isolate ASB-BC8 linkage group LG19, TLL_Latcal_v3, whole genome shotgun sequence:
- the marcksl1a gene encoding MARCKS-related protein 1-A produces MGAQLSKGGVAVEGKAAADPAAAKANGQENGHVKTNGDVSAKPDGEVAAADGNGTAEPAKEGETSAGDAIEPAPAAEGEAAKAEGEAAKDGKKKKKFSLKNSFKFKGISLKKSKKGSEEGKEEATSPTTEDKPEENGHAAKETKEETPAAEAAEGEAAAAAADAAPEGETKAAEEAPATEAAPAEEAAAAAPAEDTTPAASEGEANAE; encoded by the exons atgggaGCCCAGTTGTCCAAGGGTGGAGTAGCTGTTGAGGGGAAAGCCGCCGCCGACCCTGCTGCTGCCAAAGCCAACGGCCAG GAGAACGGCCATGTCAAAACCAATGGTGATGTGTCGGCCAAGCCCGACGGGGAAGTGGCTGCCGCAGATGGAAATGGAACAGCCGAGCCAGCCAAGGAGGGCGAGACCAGTGCTGGAGATGCCATTGAGCCCGCTCCCGCAGCCGAGGGCGAGGCTGCCAAAGCCGAGGGCGAGGCCGCCAAGGAtggcaagaagaagaagaagttctCCCTGAAGAACTCCTTCAAGTTCAAGGGCATCTCGCTGAAGAAGAGCAAGAAGGGCAGCGAGGAGGGCAAGGAGGAGGCCACCTCCCCCACAACCGAGGACAAGCCAGAGGAGAACGGCCATGCGGCCAAGGAAACCAAAGAGGAGACGCCGGCTGCAGAGGCCGCCGAGGGTGAagctgccgccgccgctgctgaTGCCGCACCCGAGGGTGAGACCAAGGCGGCCGAGGAGGCCCCAGCCACAGAGGCCGCTCCCGCCGAGGAGGCCGCTGCCGCTGCCCCCGCTGAGGACACGACACCTGCAGCCTCTGAGGGCGAGGCCAACGCAGAGTGA
- the LOC108898018 gene encoding protein tyrosine phosphatase type IVA 2, producing MNRPAPVEISYDCLRFLITHNPTNAQLGRFIEDLKAYGVNTLVRVCAATYDKAPVEQEGIQVLDWPFDDGSAPPDQVVDDWLNLLQTKFRDEPGCCVAVHCVAGLGRAPVLVALALIECGMEYEDAVHFIRLKRRGAFNSKQLLYLESYKPKLCLRSKDANGQSCCIQ from the exons ATGAACCGACCGGCTCCAGTAGAGATCTCCTATGACTGTCTGAGATTCCTCATCACGCACAACCCCACTAACGCACAACTGGGAAGGTTTATAGAG GATCTGAAGGCGTATGGAGTTAACACCCTGGTGAGAGTGTGTGCTGCTACATATGACAAGGCACCGGTGGAACAAGAGGGCATACAAGTTCTG GATTGGCCATTTGATGATGGATCGGCCCCCCCTGACCAGGTGGTTGATGATTGGCTGAACCTGCTGCAGACAAAGTTTAGAGATGAGCCTGGCTGTTGTGTGGCTGTGCACTGTGTTGCTGGACTAGGACG AGCTCCTGTGTTGGTGGCCCTGGCTCTAATTGAGTGTGGGATGGAATATGAGGATGCGGTGCACTTCATAAGACT GAAGCGTCGTGGAGCGTTCAACTCCAAGCAACTGCTTTACCTTGAAAGCTACAAACCTAAACTGTGTCTGCGCTCCAAAGATGCCAATGGACAGAGCTGCTGTATACAGTAG